In Zunongwangia profunda SM-A87, the following proteins share a genomic window:
- a CDS encoding TolC family protein yields the protein MLIGFISLSSYAQETNEIPESYSFSLEEAIRYGLAHNVEALNAQRDIAISLKQKWEIIAQGLPQLSGAVDYQNYIKQPVQLLPAEITGGEPGTFIPVTFGTQQSMNATATWNQIIFDGSYLVGIQSAKTLLQITENAKTKTDQEVKKGIINAYGNVLLAEENAAILKNNVESVQQTYDETKLTFENGLAEEEDVEQLEITLLTLKNNLNRSQRMADIAYEMLNITLGLPVETNLTLTEELEELAIQYFDLSILQENTPVEENIDFRIAKNTAESAEIEVKLEKAKALPSLTGYVNYGYQGFSEKFTFLNDNQEYFNQSILGISLNIPIFSSGMRSARTQQKKIALEQALADLEYTKNEVKQQINSAKTEYEYSLDNYEVQKKNLDLAERIENKNKIKFKEGVASSFELNEAQRQLYTAQQDYLQSMLNVITSKVELENLLDTTKYEEKE from the coding sequence ATGCTAATAGGCTTTATAAGCCTTTCATCCTACGCTCAGGAGACGAATGAAATTCCCGAATCCTATTCTTTTTCTTTAGAAGAAGCTATTCGATACGGATTAGCCCATAACGTAGAAGCCTTAAATGCGCAAAGGGACATCGCCATTTCCCTTAAGCAAAAATGGGAAATCATCGCACAGGGACTTCCACAATTAAGCGGCGCCGTAGACTACCAAAACTACATTAAACAACCCGTACAGTTGCTACCTGCCGAGATTACCGGTGGTGAGCCCGGTACGTTTATCCCGGTTACTTTTGGCACACAGCAAAGCATGAATGCCACGGCTACGTGGAACCAGATTATTTTTGATGGTTCCTATCTGGTAGGTATACAATCGGCCAAAACTCTACTTCAGATTACCGAAAATGCAAAAACAAAGACCGATCAGGAAGTTAAAAAAGGCATCATCAATGCCTACGGAAACGTGCTTCTAGCCGAAGAAAATGCAGCCATCCTTAAAAATAATGTGGAAAGCGTACAGCAGACTTACGATGAAACGAAACTAACTTTTGAAAATGGCCTGGCTGAAGAGGAAGATGTAGAACAATTAGAAATCACGCTTCTTACTTTAAAGAATAACCTGAACCGAAGTCAACGCATGGCTGATATCGCTTACGAAATGCTAAACATTACCTTGGGACTGCCGGTCGAGACCAATCTTACATTAACGGAAGAATTGGAAGAACTGGCCATACAATATTTTGATCTTTCGATCTTACAGGAAAACACTCCAGTAGAAGAGAATATCGACTTTAGAATTGCCAAAAACACGGCAGAATCTGCTGAGATTGAAGTGAAATTGGAAAAAGCAAAAGCCTTGCCTTCCCTTACCGGCTATGTAAATTATGGATACCAGGGATTTAGCGAGAAGTTTACTTTTTTAAATGATAATCAGGAATATTTCAATCAGTCCATTTTAGGTATAAGCTTAAATATCCCCATCTTTAGTAGTGGGATGCGTTCGGCAAGAACACAGCAAAAGAAAATTGCTTTAGAGCAGGCACTGGCCGATCTGGAATACACAAAAAACGAGGTGAAACAACAAATAAATTCGGCTAAAACAGAATATGAATATAGTCTCGACAATTATGAAGTTCAGAAAAAAAATCTGGATTTAGCCGAACGTATTGAAAATAAAAACAAAATAAAGTTCAAAGAAGGCGTTGCCAGCAGTTTCGAACTCAATGAGGCACAAAGACAATTATATACAGCACAACAGGACTACCTGCAATCTATGCTTAATGTAATCACTAGCAAAGTTGAGTTAGAGAATTTATTAGACACCACTAAATATGAAGAAAAAGAATAA
- a CDS encoding polyprenyl synthetase family protein, with product MLAISEYREVFLKYLKEKITIKEPANLYEPMVYILGLGGKRLRPVLVLMATEIFDKDYKKALDASLAIEIFHNFSLVHDDIMDDAPLRRGKATVHEKWDVNTGILSGDAMLINAYQLFENYEGDTFKELAQLFTKTAIEVCEGQQYDIDFETRDDVSIDDYLKMIEYKTAVLVGASLQMGAIVAEVDEECKKAIYQFGRLLGIAFQLQDDFLDAFGDPKTFGKQVGGDIIENKKTFLYLKSLEVSAEDDARQLEYLYSISPEDNSGKIETVKSIFQKSGAAKLTKEEIEKYTIMAFDVLENISIAEEKKKPLRDFGNMLMKRTV from the coding sequence ATGCTGGCTATTTCAGAGTATAGGGAGGTTTTTTTAAAGTATCTTAAGGAAAAAATCACAATTAAAGAACCTGCTAATCTTTATGAACCAATGGTTTATATTCTTGGGTTGGGAGGAAAGAGATTAAGGCCCGTACTCGTTTTAATGGCAACAGAAATTTTTGATAAAGATTATAAAAAAGCCTTAGATGCTTCTCTGGCGATAGAGATTTTTCATAATTTTTCCCTGGTTCACGATGATATCATGGACGATGCTCCTTTGCGAAGAGGGAAGGCAACCGTTCACGAAAAATGGGATGTGAATACCGGTATACTTTCTGGGGATGCTATGCTTATAAATGCCTACCAGCTTTTTGAGAATTATGAAGGAGATACGTTTAAAGAATTAGCACAGCTTTTTACCAAGACAGCCATAGAAGTTTGTGAAGGGCAGCAATACGATATAGATTTTGAAACCAGGGATGATGTAAGTATAGACGATTACCTTAAGATGATCGAATATAAAACCGCTGTACTGGTAGGGGCTTCTTTACAAATGGGCGCCATTGTAGCTGAGGTAGATGAAGAATGTAAAAAAGCTATTTATCAATTTGGAAGGCTTTTAGGGATCGCTTTTCAGCTTCAGGACGACTTTTTGGATGCCTTTGGTGATCCAAAAACTTTTGGGAAACAGGTAGGGGGTGATATTATCGAAAATAAGAAAACCTTTTTATATCTAAAATCACTAGAGGTGTCTGCTGAAGATGATGCCAGGCAGTTAGAATATTTATACTCTATAAGCCCCGAAGATAATTCTGGAAAGATCGAAACCGTAAAATCTATTTTTCAAAAAAGCGGTGCTGCAAAATTAACAAAAGAAGAGATCGAAAAATATACCATTATGGCTTTTGATGTTTTAGAAAACATTTCTATCGCTGAAGAGAAGAAAAAGCCGTTGCGTGATTTTGGCAACATGTTAATGAAACGTACAGTTTAA
- a CDS encoding 2-oxoglutarate dehydrogenase E1 component, which produces MDRFSFLNAAHTAYFAELYDQYLQYPDSVEPSWRAFFQGFDFGMEQNDVSSETLGSAPVSIEEGEMPEHVYKEFQVIRLIDGYRTRGHLFTKTNPVRERRHYEPRLDIENFGLSEEDLDTTFSAGDILGIGPKKLKEIIQHLENIYCDAIGVEYMFIRKPEEIDWIQKKLNVNENHPDFDSERKKQILRKLNEAVSFEGFLHRKYVGQKRFSLEGGETLIPALDALIEGAAEKGVKDFVMGMAHRGRLNTLTNIFGKSAKDIFSEFDGKDYEQDIFDGDVKYHLGWTSCRQTQSGKEININIAPNPSHLETVGPVVEGIARAKRDRRYSGDPSKVLPILVHGDAAVAAQGVVYEVVQMAKLDGYENAGTIHIVVNNQIGFTTNYLDARSSTYCTDVAKVTLSPVLHVNADDAEAVVHAVLFALDFRMEFKRDVFIDLLGYRKYGHNEGDEPRFTQPKLYKAIAKHKNARDIYAEKLIKAGVIDESYIEKLEEDYKQKLEEDLEDSRKEDTTRITPFMEDEWGGYENVQEDRMMEDVDTTVKMEELDRVAKAISKLPEGKKFLRKIEKIINLREQMYFEDNRLDWSMGEHLAYGTLMAEGYNIRISGQDSERGTFSHRHAVLKVEDSEEEIILHNNIEGREGDFFIYNSPLSEYGVVGFDYGYAMASPNTLTIWEAQFGDFVNGAQIMIDQYISAAEDKWKLQNGLVMFLPHGYEGQGAEHSSARMERFLQLCAKDNMFVADVTTPANMFHLLRRQMKFGFRKPLIIFTPKSLLRHSKVISTKEDFAEGSFQMLIDDPAANVEKVKTLVFCTGKFYYDLLEYKEENEREDVALVRVEQLFPLPVEKMKAIMSKYKNADDVVWAQEEPKNMGAYGHMLMHIDEAKQFRCCSRKFYGSPAAGSSVRFKKRHQRVIDSVFDKSLTEE; this is translated from the coding sequence ATGGACAGATTTTCATTTCTAAATGCCGCGCATACTGCATATTTTGCTGAATTATACGATCAATATTTACAATATCCTGATAGTGTAGAGCCCAGTTGGAGAGCTTTTTTTCAGGGCTTTGATTTTGGTATGGAGCAAAATGATGTTTCATCAGAAACTTTAGGATCAGCTCCTGTATCGATTGAGGAAGGCGAAATGCCTGAGCATGTTTACAAGGAGTTTCAGGTTATAAGGCTTATTGATGGTTATCGTACTCGCGGACATTTATTTACCAAAACAAACCCGGTAAGGGAGAGAAGACATTACGAACCAAGACTTGACATTGAGAATTTTGGTTTAAGTGAGGAGGATTTAGATACTACTTTTAGTGCGGGTGATATTTTAGGTATTGGACCCAAAAAACTAAAAGAAATTATTCAGCACCTGGAGAATATATATTGCGATGCTATTGGAGTAGAGTATATGTTTATTCGAAAGCCTGAAGAAATTGATTGGATTCAGAAAAAACTGAATGTAAATGAAAACCATCCGGATTTTGATTCGGAAAGGAAAAAACAAATCCTTAGAAAGCTTAATGAAGCGGTCTCTTTTGAAGGTTTTTTACATAGAAAATATGTTGGTCAAAAGCGATTCTCTTTAGAAGGAGGCGAGACTTTAATTCCGGCATTAGATGCCTTGATTGAAGGTGCTGCTGAAAAAGGCGTTAAGGATTTTGTAATGGGTATGGCTCACCGTGGTCGTTTGAATACACTTACAAATATCTTTGGTAAATCTGCGAAAGATATCTTTAGCGAATTTGATGGTAAGGATTACGAACAGGATATTTTTGATGGTGATGTAAAATACCATTTGGGTTGGACTTCTTGTCGCCAAACCCAAAGCGGAAAGGAAATCAATATCAATATTGCGCCAAACCCTTCTCATTTAGAAACGGTAGGTCCGGTAGTAGAAGGTATTGCCAGAGCTAAAAGAGATCGAAGATATAGCGGCGATCCCTCTAAAGTTTTGCCAATCCTGGTGCATGGTGATGCTGCTGTTGCTGCGCAGGGTGTTGTATACGAAGTTGTACAAATGGCTAAGTTAGATGGTTACGAGAATGCCGGTACTATTCATATCGTTGTAAATAATCAAATAGGTTTTACAACAAATTATTTAGATGCAAGATCTTCTACTTATTGTACCGATGTTGCAAAAGTAACTCTATCTCCTGTACTTCATGTAAATGCAGATGATGCAGAAGCTGTTGTGCATGCGGTGCTTTTTGCGTTAGATTTTAGAATGGAATTTAAGCGGGATGTATTTATAGATCTATTAGGATATAGAAAATACGGGCACAATGAAGGTGATGAGCCAAGATTTACACAGCCTAAACTTTATAAAGCAATAGCAAAGCATAAAAATGCAAGAGATATTTATGCGGAAAAATTAATAAAAGCAGGGGTGATAGATGAATCCTACATCGAAAAACTTGAAGAGGATTATAAGCAAAAGCTCGAAGAAGATCTAGAAGATTCCAGAAAGGAAGACACAACCAGAATCACACCTTTTATGGAAGATGAATGGGGTGGCTACGAAAATGTACAGGAAGATCGCATGATGGAAGATGTTGATACGACTGTAAAAATGGAAGAGCTAGATCGCGTTGCCAAAGCCATTTCTAAATTGCCTGAAGGTAAAAAGTTCTTACGTAAAATAGAGAAAATCATCAATTTACGTGAACAAATGTATTTTGAAGATAATAGGCTGGATTGGTCTATGGGAGAACATCTGGCCTATGGAACTCTAATGGCTGAAGGTTATAATATAAGAATTAGTGGTCAGGATAGCGAGCGTGGTACGTTTTCACACCGTCATGCGGTACTAAAAGTAGAAGATAGCGAAGAAGAAATTATCCTTCATAACAATATTGAAGGAAGGGAAGGCGATTTCTTTATATATAACTCTCCATTATCTGAATACGGAGTGGTAGGCTTTGATTATGGTTATGCTATGGCAAGTCCAAATACCCTAACCATTTGGGAGGCGCAATTTGGGGATTTTGTGAATGGCGCACAGATTATGATCGATCAATACATCTCTGCCGCAGAGGATAAGTGGAAATTGCAAAACGGACTGGTAATGTTCCTGCCGCATGGCTATGAAGGCCAGGGAGCAGAACATTCATCAGCAAGAATGGAGCGTTTTCTTCAACTTTGTGCAAAAGATAATATGTTTGTTGCCGATGTGACGACGCCAGCTAACATGTTTCATTTGCTAAGAAGACAAATGAAGTTTGGTTTCAGGAAGCCACTCATTATCTTTACTCCTAAGAGTTTATTAAGACACTCAAAAGTGATTTCAACCAAGGAAGATTTTGCTGAAGGTTCTTTCCAGATGCTAATCGATGATCCTGCGGCTAATGTAGAGAAAGTTAAAACTTTGGTGTTCTGTACCGGTAAGTTTTATTACGATCTTTTAGAGTATAAGGAAGAAAATGAACGTGAGGATGTGGCACTGGTAAGAGTGGAACAGTTATTCCCGCTTCCGGTAGAGAAAATGAAGGCGATTATGAGTAAATATAAAAATGCCGATGATGTTGTTTGGGCTCAGGAAGAACCTAAAAATATGGGAGCGTATGGGCATATGCTAATGCATATTGATGAAGCAAAGCAGTTTAGATGTTGTAGTCGTAAATTCTATGGATCTCCTGCTGCTGGTAGTTCAGTACGTTTCAAGAAAAGACATCAGCGAGTGATCGACAGTGTTTTTGATAAATCATTAACTGAAGAATAA
- a CDS encoding efflux RND transporter periplasmic adaptor subunit — MKKLAAILSVSLLLAACGNENKKSVDDLIEEGNLKEIRARKSELSKEQSAITSDINKLDEAINTLDKNKNLNLVTVTTLKDSTFEHFAEVQGNVATDENIIIYPEYSGILKNVYVKEGDRVNKGQVLAKIDDGGLSSQVAQAQAQATLAKTTYERQKRLWEQNIGSEIQFLEAKTNFEATQKAAEQLQSQLAKTTVTAPFSGVIDNIISNQGEVVSPGQSQLFRIINLNNMYVEAAVPENYLPKIQKGTFVKVMISSVNKEYDGKVTDVGSNINANNRTFRVKIAIPNPDKLIRPNQIATILLNDYTAASAITIPESTIQKNAMGESLVYTLERKTDSTGVAQKNVIETGYVYNNMMEVTEGLSPGEILIVEGSKSLRDGQEVKISKK, encoded by the coding sequence ATGAAAAAATTAGCAGCAATTTTAAGTGTTTCTCTTTTGTTAGCCGCCTGTGGTAACGAAAACAAAAAATCTGTAGACGACCTCATTGAAGAAGGTAACCTTAAGGAGATAAGAGCCAGAAAATCTGAATTAAGTAAAGAGCAAAGCGCAATAACTTCAGACATTAATAAACTGGATGAAGCTATAAATACATTAGATAAAAACAAAAACCTTAATCTGGTCACTGTAACAACTTTAAAAGACAGCACATTCGAACATTTTGCTGAAGTGCAGGGGAATGTTGCTACCGATGAGAATATTATTATTTATCCAGAATATTCCGGCATTTTAAAAAATGTATATGTCAAAGAAGGTGATCGTGTTAATAAAGGTCAGGTTCTGGCAAAAATCGATGATGGCGGATTATCAAGTCAGGTGGCACAGGCACAGGCACAGGCAACATTAGCCAAAACAACTTATGAACGCCAGAAAAGGCTATGGGAACAGAATATAGGATCTGAAATCCAGTTTTTAGAAGCAAAAACCAACTTTGAAGCTACCCAAAAAGCAGCGGAACAATTACAATCTCAACTTGCTAAAACTACGGTTACCGCCCCTTTTAGCGGTGTGATCGATAATATAATTAGCAATCAGGGAGAAGTTGTAAGCCCGGGACAAAGTCAGCTTTTCAGAATCATAAATCTTAATAATATGTATGTTGAGGCCGCGGTTCCTGAAAATTACCTCCCAAAAATTCAAAAAGGAACCTTTGTGAAGGTAATGATTAGCTCGGTAAACAAAGAATATGATGGCAAAGTTACAGACGTTGGAAGCAATATTAATGCGAACAACCGCACCTTTAGAGTAAAAATAGCCATCCCAAATCCTGATAAGCTTATACGCCCTAACCAAATTGCCACTATACTGCTTAATGATTATACAGCAGCATCTGCAATCACCATTCCTGAAAGCACCATACAAAAAAATGCAATGGGCGAAAGTCTGGTTTATACCTTAGAAAGAAAAACAGACAGCACCGGTGTAGCGCAGAAAAATGTCATCGAAACCGGTTACGTTTATAATAACATGATGGAAGTAACAGAAGGTCTATCGCCGGGTGAAATCCTAATTGTTGAAGGTAGCAAAAGTTTAAGAGACGGACAGGAAGTAAAAATCAGCAAAAAGTAA
- the odhB gene encoding 2-oxoglutarate dehydrogenase complex dihydrolipoyllysine-residue succinyltransferase, which produces MALEMKVPSPGESITEVEIAEWLVEDGDYVEKDQAIAEVDSDKATLELPAEASGIITLKAEEGDTVAVGEVVCLIDTEAEKPGGGDDESAEEEVKEQQEKKESKEDSDKAPAKTEEPSKSSTPSQKQDDTYAKGSPSPAAKKILDEKGIDPKSVSGSGKDGRVTKDDAVQAKASMGTPGTGKRGESRKKMSMLRRKVAERLVAAKSETAMLTTFNEVDMSAIYALRKKYKEEFKDKHGVSLGFMSFFTLAVVRALEMYPDVNSMIDGDFQVKYDYKDISIAVSGPKGLMVPVVRNAENLSFRGVEEEVKRLALKARDGKITVDEMTGGTFTITNGGVFGSMMSTPIINPPQSGILGMHNIVDRPVAIDGHVEIRPMMYVALSYDHRIVDGKESVGFLVAVKEAVENPEELLMDNDVKRALEL; this is translated from the coding sequence ATGGCCTTAGAAATGAAAGTTCCATCCCCCGGTGAATCTATAACCGAAGTAGAAATCGCAGAATGGTTGGTAGAAGATGGGGACTACGTTGAAAAAGATCAGGCAATTGCCGAAGTCGATAGTGATAAAGCTACCTTAGAATTACCTGCTGAGGCAAGCGGAATTATCACGCTTAAAGCAGAAGAGGGTGACACCGTAGCTGTTGGTGAAGTAGTATGCTTAATCGATACCGAAGCAGAGAAGCCTGGTGGAGGTGATGATGAATCTGCTGAAGAAGAGGTGAAGGAACAACAGGAAAAGAAAGAATCCAAGGAGGATAGTGATAAAGCACCGGCAAAGACCGAAGAGCCTTCAAAGTCTTCGACACCTTCACAAAAACAGGATGATACTTATGCAAAAGGAAGTCCTTCTCCTGCGGCTAAAAAGATTTTAGATGAAAAAGGGATTGATCCTAAATCTGTAAGTGGTAGCGGTAAGGATGGAAGAGTGACAAAAGATGACGCCGTGCAGGCTAAAGCTTCTATGGGAACTCCGGGAACTGGAAAGCGAGGAGAATCTCGTAAGAAAATGTCGATGCTTAGACGAAAAGTTGCAGAGCGTCTAGTAGCTGCGAAAAGCGAGACAGCTATGCTTACTACTTTTAACGAAGTAGACATGAGTGCTATTTACGCACTTAGAAAAAAATATAAAGAAGAGTTTAAAGATAAGCACGGTGTAAGTTTAGGGTTTATGTCTTTCTTTACACTGGCCGTGGTTAGGGCTTTAGAAATGTATCCTGATGTTAACTCTATGATCGATGGAGATTTCCAGGTGAAATATGATTATAAAGATATTAGTATTGCGGTTTCCGGGCCAAAAGGCTTAATGGTACCAGTAGTTAGAAATGCTGAAAACTTAAGCTTTAGAGGTGTAGAAGAGGAAGTAAAACGTTTGGCTCTTAAAGCCCGTGACGGTAAAATTACTGTGGACGAAATGACCGGCGGTACGTTTACTATCACTAATGGAGGGGTTTTTGGATCGATGATGTCTACCCCAATTATTAATCCTCCACAAAGTGGTATTTTGGGTATGCATAATATCGTGGATCGTCCTGTGGCAATAGACGGGCATGTAGAAATCAGACCAATGATGTATGTTGCCCTTTCTTATGATCATAGGATTGTAGATGGTAAAGAATCTGTTGGTTTCCTTGTAGCTGTAAAAGAAGCTGTAGAGAACCCGGAAGAATTACTTATGGATAACGATGTGAAGAGAGCTTTAGAACTTTAA
- a CDS encoding TetR/AcrR family transcriptional regulator — translation MKETILHMATEMFLEYGFKSVTMDDIAEKLGISKKTIYANYATKTLLVQDVAFNILETIQKSIAEIKKKDLNAIEELFEVKKQIRIFLKDEKTSPQFQLEKYYPKIFANVTRKKSDLVSCSIEENVTRGINEGLFRKEIDVKFIAKLYHEGTNAIRDTSIFPAENYSKADLFQLYIEYHVRGIATKKGLEILEDLLNNNETSTH, via the coding sequence TTGAAAGAAACGATTTTACATATGGCAACCGAGATGTTTTTAGAATATGGTTTTAAAAGCGTCACTATGGATGATATTGCAGAAAAACTAGGCATCTCTAAAAAAACTATTTATGCCAACTACGCTACAAAAACCCTTTTAGTACAGGATGTAGCATTTAATATTTTAGAAACCATTCAAAAAAGTATTGCTGAAATAAAGAAGAAAGACCTTAATGCTATTGAGGAATTATTTGAGGTTAAAAAACAGATAAGGATATTTCTAAAAGATGAAAAAACATCTCCACAATTTCAACTCGAAAAATATTACCCTAAGATTTTTGCTAATGTAACCCGCAAAAAATCTGACCTTGTTTCCTGCAGCATAGAAGAAAATGTAACAAGAGGGATAAATGAAGGACTATTCCGTAAAGAAATTGATGTGAAATTTATTGCGAAACTCTATCATGAAGGGACTAACGCGATTAGAGACACCAGTATTTTTCCCGCAGAAAATTACAGCAAAGCAGATTTGTTTCAACTGTATATAGAATATCACGTGAGGGGAATTGCCACCAAAAAAGGATTAGAAATTTTAGAAGACCTATTAAATAACAATGAGACATCTACCCATTAA